AAAATGTCTATAAAGGGCTGGATTTTGTTCCAACATAGCACAAAAACAAATTGCAATCCTtctacccccacccccctcctttAAATTGAATTCTTGTTCTCCAGCCAGCCCAGCTTGGTAATGGTTTTGTGTAAGTTAAATAGACCAGACACATTTTTGTTCCTGTTGGTACTTAATAGATATTCAGtcacaaaaatacagcaaataaaacaGCCCAATCTATATTAAGAGATATTTAAAGATGAAGTCAAGGCCAGACCTAGACAGGGGCAGCTTAACAGCTTAAGGTTGCAGAGGACTAAATGAAAATACGCGCATCATTGAAAGCATGGTTACTATCGGCATTTCAAGCGCCATGAACGCTTGGAGTGTGTACTTTTGCTAAGTCTCCTTTCAACGGGGGTCTGCAATAGCTGCCTCTTTCTTTCGGGTTGACCATACCCCACAGCTTAGGATTCGAGTACATTTATGAGTAGAAACGGCACGCGTCGGCCGGGTGGATCACTGCACCTTAAAAGCAAGGGTCAGGGAGACGGTAACGCAGGACGTGTCGGCCTGCGACCTTGCTCCTCACccagccggagccggagccggtgccggtgccggggcgggcggcgggggctgcccggggtgggcggagcggagcggagcggagcgtgGCGGGCGGCCGGTCCCGCACCACCATGGACAGCTCACTGGGgcgcaccggccccgccgccgccgccgccgccgccgccgccgcccgctggagcccgccccgccgccgcggggtgCCAGCCGCCGGCACCGCGGGGCTATAGATAGTAGGGACAGGCTTGATGAATTAATAACCGACTCCTTGCCctcaaatttgaaaattattccCTTTCGGTGTCTACTGGATTCTAGGAACCAGACAGAAGATTTGGCAAAACCCTCCTCAGTTCcacacaactttttctttttttcttttttttttttttttttccctttctcgaGCGCATTAAATTAAATGCACGTCGTCTGAATAAACCGCGCATTGTGTCTGTGTCAATAGCTGAAGTTGGGGAGCTCCGGCTGCTTCTCGAGTGGGAGAGGCAGCTCTGCTCAGCTACTCTATCGTTGTTTAATAAAGGAGATCAGCGTGCGCTGATGGGAGTGCCACGACACGTCTGGGTCTTGCTGATGGGGAGGAAAAACAcggttttctctttctccccaggcAATCTTTTCACCCAATTAGAAGATTACACCGCGTCAGACGTGGACTGAGGAGTTTCTCACCCCTGACAGCCGCGGGAGAGTCAGGGGGGAGGAAGGCAACCCTTACGGGAGCTGGGGACGGCAGAACGCAACAAGGCTAGGTTGCGGGCAAGAATGAGTATATGCTAGAAAGTCTGCCTAAATCTGCAAGCAATTGCGTTTGCTACTAGCTGCATAACAGCCATGCCCTCAAGACCACCCTGggagctttgaaaaaaaaaaaaacaaaaaaacccaaaccactgggACTTCGCACCtcgcctgcagagcgctgtgttCGCTGGCTTTGAACCTTCCCAGATCACAGGGGTTGTGCAAGTCTCAGGGGATTTCTGGTGCTCGCAGGACGAGTCCAGCAATCGCTGTTCTGccgctcccttcccttccccaccagaCTCTCAAGCAGTCTGCACgcctgtttggggtttttttgtaatttttttttcttcttttttttgctgaacaCCATTTTTTCCACCCTGGGAAGACTGGGGAGGTTAAACTCCCCGTCTGAACAGAAGCCCTGGACGAGTGCAACTGAGGTTATAGAAAACCGGGAGGGGAAATGACGAAAAAGTTTTATTGTGAATAAAAcaagagggaggagggagaggcagaacTTCACAAAGGTGAAGGATGGGAAGTTTGTAGAACTGAGGATTTAGCACCGGGCGGGGGTTAGtcattatttccttctgtctctctaAGGCTACAATGTCACCTCCTCCCCAATTAGCTGAACTTGTCCCActtgtctgcttttctttcaagGGAAAGTTTCTCTACTGAGCGGCTTTTGGGGGGAGCCTGGTCACCTACCCGCCCGCAGCCCCTGGCCCTATTCCCCGCTCGGGAATTACGTGCCAAACCTGGAACAGGGACTTATCTTCCTAGCCAAGCTCCCAGGTCAACTTCCTCGTAGGAAAGCTGATTTATGCCTGTTTATACGTATGGAAAAAGGAGGCAGAAGCCAAGCGCGGCATCCCTCCAAAATCTCATTGTCTTTGAGGcgagaagaggggagaaaggggaggaagaaaacctAAAATGATAAGGTTTGCCTTGTCGCGGCAGGGAGGACTTGCCCAGAAAGGCAAACACAGGGTTTTGCCTCACCTCCCCGCGGCTGAAGCCTTTTCCAGGTCCAACAAAACGACCGGACCCTCCGTGCGCCCCGGCTGGGAAAACAACCAGCCTCCGCAAGCTCCTCGCCTTGGCGAGGAACCTTGCCGTAACCGAGGCCCCGGCAGGTGAAAGACGGACAAAATTGTGCCTTTTCCCCGCTCCTAGACACAGGACCAGCCGTGCCCGGGGGTGCCCCATGCGCGGAGCGATGCTTTGGAGCAGGTGTGGGGAAGCCGGATGGCGCGATTCCCGTCCCCACACCTGCGCCAAAGCATCGCTCCGCCggtccttcctctcctccagcctcaTCCTCTCACCCCCACCGCCCCCGAGGGCAGGGAACACCCGGACCTGTCAGGGAGAAGCGGCAAGGACCGGCGGGGTGAGATGCTGCAGGTGGCGGCGGGTCCCTCCCGGGAGCCGCTTCCCCGGGAGCTCATCCCCCGCGCCGGCGGAGAAAAGGAGGGTTTAAACCCTGCTAGAGGGGATTTTTCGCCCCGTCCCGCCACGGAGGAGGGCTCAGGCTTGCGTGAAGCTAGGTACCAGGAGGAGTTTGCTCACGGGTTAAGCATTTGTGTAGGTGGCAGGAGAAAAAGCGCTGTGCCGGTTGTTGCAGATGACAAACAGACTTtgtggggggggagaaaggggggagtagggggagggggggaagggcaTGGTATCATGGTATGATAGTAAGTCTCCTAAACGGGTTTGGCACTGCTCAGTTCCTGCCATATTAGCAAAGCCATAgctgggttgtattttttttttccaagcccaCTGAGGCAGAGATGAGGCAAACTCAGCCATAGGAAGGTGGTTAGTGATGTCACAAGTTTGGTCTTTTCAATAAAAGCAATAGAGAAGGGTCTCCCTCACTATATATATTAGGAGAAGCTTCTGTTCTTCACAATAAAAAGAGCAGCAAGGGAGAAAAGCACCTGCTTTTAACACCCTTTATTTAGCACTAATCTGTTACAGGCAGAATAAAAACTCTGTAGGGCtggatttcttttgaaaagtattacttttttgatttatttcacttctttttttttctttttcttaaggatAGGACATAGTTTTGGAAGCGATTGCTGAGAAGATCAACCACTGTTGGCCAGGGTGATCTCTGAGAGGCACAGAGGGCTGTAACTCAAGGAAAAGGTGAAGTAATAAATTGTGAAAAAACTGCACTATTCCAAGTTTATAAagactatttatttttcctgagtcTGTAAGGGTTGGggtggttggtttgggttttttttttatttatttctggaagaaaggaaattctaaaaatatttgatgGACGTTTTACCTTTAACATCAGCAACAGACGTATGAGTGTGTGGGGGCTGTTTTCAGGGGATgtcacaattatttttaattagtcgAAAGGGCAGTGTAAATCAAAGAAGCCTATTAGCtatacattttaatttatagcCTACCAGGTGTTCAGGGAATGTATTTACAGCATAAACGATTTAATGTTTTCAGCATGATTTCTATTTCAGCTCTTAGGTTTTCGATTTTATTTGCCTATGTGGTATGAAATTTGGCTAAGGAGCTGGGCTTTTAAATTGTGGCAGTAAGTGTCGTTGCACGCAAAAATAACCTGCAGGtagaaaaatgctttgctttgcgCCTAAACTTTCTCCAGAAAGTGTTCCTTAATACGGGGAGAGGATGGGAAGGAGCAACCAGCCGGCACACCTCGGTGTTTTGTTGCGGCTTGTGAGGGTGTTGGCAAAGCTTTTGCTGTAAATCAGGCTGTCAGTGGCAGAAACCAGCGAACCCTCCGTACCTGGGGGCAGCAGCGGTGCCCGTGGGCAGGTTGCTCCGGGGAGGTTTCGacggggcgcggagcggagccccGCGGAGGGTGCGCGGCCGCGGAGGAATGCGGGGTCCCGGGATGCTACAGGGACGGTGCCGGCGTCCCCAGATGGTTTTTGCTGCCCGCCTGGGCAGGGCCACAGCGTGCCCATCCTCTGCCGTCAAACAGGAGATTGGCTTGCAAAGCATTTCCCTTTGGAAGAgccgccgggggtgggggcaagGGGCGCACCAAAACCCCCGGGCTTTCTGCCGGTACCTTCCTTCGGAATACCCGGCGACAGTTTGTTGCGCAAGCAGGCTGTATAAAGGGGCGGACTGTGTTACCTTTGGGTTTTACATAAGTGTTTTCCTGTGATGGAAAAATTTGGTCCCTCCGTCGGGGCGGGGgtgcggggctgccggcggggcgcagggatggggggggcgctggccgcgctcccgccgctccgggcgccgccgccgccgccgccgccgctgcctccgcagccccgcgccgctgcccgccTCGCACGGCAGCCCAACCTGACACAGATATTTGCAACGCCCTGGCCAGATTGACGGAGGGAGAAGTGGAAGGcgaaagagggagaggaggagaaaacttTCCACTAATCTACTTTTTTGGCCAGGAGCGCCTGTGTTCATAGACTGCGAgtccttcccccagccctcccccttagccccccctcccctttcactAGCGTACAATTAACATCATTAGGAATCAACCCTCCAGCTAATAGGGGAACCGCGACGAACAACGGTAGGTGTGTGAAAGGAGAGGCGGCAACGATCGCAGGCTGGGCTTTCGGGCTTGATCTAAAAAGCGTCCCCGCTGATGCGGGGATCGCCCTTTCCACGGTGGTACGGCAGGGGAGGCGCTGACCTAGGGGTAAACACAAAAAGGGAGAGCtggagtgggagagagagaggagcagaagATGCGAAGAGCTTGGCCGGAGTCCTTAGGGTCTCCTGAGTGCATGTGCTGTCTGTCGGGTGTTTCCCTTTCTTCGCTTCTTTTTGATTCCGGTCCCGGGAAGCGCTGATTTCTAAGTCTCCTTTTTGCCTGTGGGTATCCCGCCCGGCCTCTCGCTCTCTCCGCACATGTTCCTAGGGCGCCATCTCTTTGCAAAAACCCTCCGTCCTCCCGCAGGTCTCCCAGAAGCTGCTTCGGAGCGTGTGAACATCGCAGGCTCCAGCCCAATCCAACCTGCAGAGCCAAGCATGACTCCCAGCCCCTGAGCCTCCCCGGGCTACCGCTCTTCTCGGACCGCTCGGGCTCTCCGACTTGGGCAGCGCTCTCTGCTTGAGTTCACTTTCCTTGTCACTGTTCTGGACCCAACTTTCCGGAAGCAGAGGACGtgaacctgactttttttttttttttttcccagaggtaTACTTCAAGACAGATGTATAGATgctctcccacccccccacccccgacacCCCGAcgaatctgtgtgtgtgtgtgtgtgtgtgtgtgtgtgtgtgtttgtccgCGCCTGTGTTTACAAAGAAGAGGGCAGCTGAGCTGACTTTTGGGAATCTTTCCTTATCTGCAAAGAGGGCTTCGCTTGCAACTGAAAGCCCTGAGACAGCCGCTTAGAGGACCAGAATTGAAGAGGGCTCGGGGAGACAAACGGACGCTCTCTCTAACCCGACTCAAATATGAGCTAGATGATTTTTGAACTAATATTGAGAGAGATCTTGCCTCCgggcaagagagacagagagggagggagggagggagggaaggaaggagggagaggcaggcagcAAGGGGGAGAGACGGAGCGAAGTTTGGAAGAAGTGAGCCGCTGCCGAGGGCTCCgaaagtttgtttttccttcacaaCCTCGGAGCTGGTAGAGCCGAAAGCAGGGACTGCTTGGGGACGGCGCTGGCGCATGTGTCCCTCGGGACTGATCTCCCTTTCTTTGCAGGTTTTAAGACCCGGAGGATACAATGTTCACTAAACTCTTCCAGCAGTGGAGTTTCGCAGTGTTTCTGCTGAGTTATTCCGTGCCCTCTTACGGGAGATCAGTAGAGGGGATCAGCCGCAGACTgtgagtttctctttttttttttctttcctctttctggcTTTCTTCTTCTCCGGGTGCGGGTGGGGAGGGAAGcggccggcccccggccccccgggccggcagcgccggggcgggcggcgggagcagcccggggcggggggaggtttgCAGCCTCCAGCAGCGCAGAGGCTCCGGGTTACCTGCCCCAGGTGCTCGCTGCGGGGTGCCCAAGCCATGGGCAGAGGGCGTTTGGGGCAGGGAAAGAGCGCTTTTCAGCTGTTGGGGAAAGCTCTTTGGAGGGAGATGTTAAATCTGAGGGTCTCCCGAGGGAAGAGAgcagcagtgcagctggctgcttGTCCAGCATGCGCTGCTGCCCCTGCACCTTTCTGCTCCCTGGGAAGGTCCAGGTAGAGAGCATCCCCTTTTATCAAAGTGCTGTATGTTACACTAAGTACCGTATACTTTTTTCAGCCCTGGCATGCGGCCATTATTGATAAGGGTAGGGGAAAACGCACAGTAGTGAGGGCTGTCATGAAAGTGAAGTACTGaacaatttctttggatttctgccgtttcaggaaaaaaaaaataatccaaagagAGTCCAGTATTTGACTTGTACGCAGAcgcattttgtttttttttttttttttgataaatgatAATGTAACTTAAGAGAGTCTGTTCAGGAAATGACCTTTTTGCTCTTTCCAAAATAATCAACATGGTTTATACTAATACCGCTATGCAAAGTGCAGAAGAGAAGCCACTGGGCTGATGTAGAGGCAGCTGTCTCACACATCTAACTCACTGGCTTTCACTGGACTTGCATCAGATTTTCTAAGGAAGAAACACTTCAGTCGTACTGTGGAGGGCTGTATTGTTACTGAGTTCAAAAGGAAGTCAGGTTGGAGAAAGAGGATTGGAAAATCCAATCACAACTTATTGGGAAACATGACACAGCAAACTGAATTTCAGATGGGTTTCCTTGTAACTGATTACATACATAAGGACAAGATCTCCAAATAGCACTTCCTCTGCCAtttaagcaacaacaaaaaaaaaaatcccccaggtGAAGTGACTTCAGACACACCTAAACCTTGGCACCAGGCAGACAGCTATTACAAATCTCCTACAGCAAATTGTGTAGAACATGTTATTGCTGATAATTCCTCCCAGTCCATTAATGCTTAGCTATTTTGTACTCCTGCAAATTCTTGTTGagctatttatttcatttgagACTATTTTCTTCTTTGGGATACAGAGGAACCAAACTtcagtttcagaaataaaaaaaacctgaaaataatcgAAGTACAGtcaaatgctgtattttcttggCTAGGAAACTCTGAATTGGACCTAAgccaaatctgtttttaaaaaagttagaTTTGCTAAGAAatactctttctctttttgaagcTAGTGTTGTTCTAACACTTGTTTTTAAAGGTCAGGATTAGAGGTCTTCCCAACATCCCCATTCCATTCTGACAGGGGGAAAATAAAGTGGAAGCTAAACAGTCAAAATGCATTTCTCAGCTCCCTCTTTGCTATGGCATgtaaaacacacagaagaaaccaGTTAGCTGTCAGTTAGTGGCACTCACGTAGTTTTGTTTGTGGGTACAGCACAAACACAGACACCACACTCAAACATGTGTCCTGTTTTAATATCACCACAAACCATTCCTAGAGTTAATGGTTAATAACTCACTTAAGcctagagatattttttttttcagtcaaaggCTTAAACCAGTAACGGATGAAAATACTGAAGCACGTTATTATAGCCatgcaaaaataatcaaaatgacaTAGGCCTAGTTCTACAGACTTTACTGAGGAAAATCTCCCATGGAAAGCAATGGCAAATTAGCCCAAGAAAAGAATGCCAGGCATATTATTTGTTATAGAAATGCTTTAGCTGCTAAAGAACTTCTGAGAAACCCAGTAATGCCTCAAAATGAAATTAGATATTTTTATCAGCATGCCCAGATATTGCAGCATCATGTCTCCATatctgttcaaaatattttttctaaccCTGAGATAGGTTGAGCTGCTTTCACTCCCTTTGGAGACAGTGGCAAGGGCACTTGGTCTTGCAAAATCCAGACCGAGAGATGAGTTATTTTGCTGAACTTATGATCAGACCCAATGTGAATAGTTAAGGATAACAACGGTTAAATAAGAGCAACTCTGAGGCAGAAAGTTGTTGCTTAAAGAATGTTGCCTCTCAGTGACGCTAGATagccagtgaaaaaaaatgaagactgcaTGGTCCTGGAAAGAACAGCTTACCTGGAAGTACATGAAGTCAGAATAGTCATAAGTCTTGGATTTCTACTCTTTTCCCCATGATGAGACACTAAGTCCCATATGTGCATAGTGTACTTGGATACCGTAATTAGTTTGGACACCCTGGTGACATACAAACCATCAACATCCTTCTCTCAAAAGTGCCTACCACATGTAAGCTCAGCATTTACTGCACTTGGTTTGGGGTCAGACTTTTTCCTTGAATGAGAGGCACATTTTATAgaaggatggaagggacctctagtgGGTCATCTTAACCCTAACAGcctaatatttttttacatacCGTACCCAATATGTGAATGCAATCATTCCAGTTTCCATTGCCTTCCTACTCTGAGTGTGTGGGTGAGATATTGTTGATATCTCCATTATGAAGCACTTCTTACATCAGCCTTCTTGGGCAAGTATTTTTCCCTGATTTACAAACACAGGAGTTGTTTGAATAACTGAGGCAGAAGGAGGCAGAAGGTCAAAGAGATACGTATCTACCACATCTTCTTTGTTTTAAGAAGATTTGTGATCTAGAGCATACAAAGGAAATTGGTAGGCAAAATGTAATCCTTAAGTCTGGCTGAGTAATAAAAGTCATGTGAAATATAACACTACGTAATGTTATACAATCATCTGGAATAGCAGAGTGTTATTTGGGGCCAGACTTGATGCTAAATATCATACAGACATTTAAACAGAAACCCACCCTCTTTGGCACACTAACCCCTCACACGTCAATCCCTGCATTATTTTGGAAATGCACACTCACACAAGATGTAGATCTTGTAATGCTCTTTGACTGCCTTGTGTGTACTGGAACCAAATCTTTAGGTTTCGGGTCTGTAAAATGGAATAGCTTTTCAATCAAGAGGACTTTAATAACAGGCTTTAGAGATTCAAGATTTTGTCACAGTGGGTAAATTGACCAAATACACATTACAGGATTAAGGCAGCTTTAGGTTGTCTGTGATAAAAGGAATTATCCTTGGTAGTTTACAAGAGGCAGTAGGAAAGCTTTGCTCATCACATATGAGATGTACTGTTTTAAACTCAGTAAAGCACCAAGATTTTGTACGCTTTTTATAAACTAGGAGAGTGAAAGGAGAACTGCATTTCCCATGCAAATATCCTGGGAAAATAGATTACTGAAGCTAGGAGTGTAACGTGAGCCACAATGGACAGCTTGACAAGCAGCACAGAAGTATGCCACTCAGAGGAGTCCGAGGTATGCTAGCTTTTTAGCATACCTGCAAATCAGACTGACCTTAGTCAGAAGGTTGTTAGAGATGGCTATCGGAGAGCTTCAAGGAGTGCACTGGTCAAAAACGTTCTCCTGGGGGAGATCTTGAGCTTCGGTTAGTGGTCACAGCTGCACTGAAGATAATGAGACAATATGGGTTCAACGCAGCAGTATCACGTTGCTTTTTTGCTTAGGGACATTGAGTTGAAGGGCACAAAACACTTGTCCTAAAGTCTGAAGTCACCCAAAACTGTTTTGGGGGAGCTTAAAACATAGACAATGTTTGGTCAAATATGTGCTCAAAAACGCGAGTATAGCTAGGCCTGATTTTGAGCAAGTATCCCTGCTGTATCACTTCATGCAAAAACAACAGTCGTCTTGTAGTCTCGTTGTAGAATGTGAGAAAGCTGCTGTTTGAATTTTACACTGAGTAGCAGAGACGTAGTATCACTTGAACCCGTCACTTGAACCCAATACTCAAAAAGTGCAGCTCTACAAAGACAAAAAGTGAAGGGGATGCTCTTAAGCCAATGCTACTTGAAGTTGCCAGTTTCAAATAGCTCTACTGTTGATCCCACCACAAATCTAAAGTGTTTGGCTGAAGGGACCGGCAAAGATAAATTACAGAACACTCCCAATCATTTAGCATACTGTCTTTGTCCACCACATTTTGAAACCTGGTAACATAGCAGGATAATTAGGGACGGAAGGAAGGAATATTCACTCACAGTTCTGTGTCTTCTCCCATTTCACCCACATGCAGAAACAACTTCTTATCCAGCTAACTGACCAAATGATTATACGACAGGCAAGGCAGTGAATTCATTTTCTTTGGCCAGTAAGAATCCAGTCACATGTAGTACCCCGATGCAAGATGAGAGGATACATAGCCAATCTCAGCACACTGAAGTAGGGCAATTGGAAGGATAAACTGTATTACAGCATTCATGGGAACATAGCTAAAATCCCAGCTTGCGCTTTCTGTGGTTCACAGTGCAGCTCTGCGTCTATCCTACATCAAggaaaaagcatgtattttctcACGGTTATGTGTTACCCAGGTGCCACCTGTATCTTCTTTCCTCAGATGTTTCATACCTTCTTTGCTAGAACAACATCTATCTCTAAAAGACGTATAGCTAACCATCGCCCAGTTCCTCGAAAACAGGACAGAGATTAGTGAACCAAAAGGTCAAGAACTCTGGAAAAGTACCAGGGACCTACTCAAACAAACCAGGATGCTCTTGAAGAAGATCCAGTGAAGAGGGCTAGCATAAAACTCAAAGAGCACAGCAGACAAGAAATTTGGCCCCAAAAGTTCTTGCTTAATGGAATACTAGAAAGGCATCTAAAACTATAATTAGACACAAGTGGCCACGCAGTAAAATCAACAGGAGTGGTTGAGGCTCATCTCTGCTGATGCTCAGGCTGCTGCCTCTCTGGATAGCTCGTTATGGACTCAAGTGCCTACGTTTAAGGTGCCCAAATTTGAACATTTTTCCATTATGCTCCTGCAATAGTACTCatttaaatttagaaatgaaatgcacttttatttattcatttatgtttttGAAGCACATTACTgagcagaagaaaattattagAATGATGCTGTATAAACACTGCTTCCGGCTTCAGTACAAAGTACTCGTTATTCCTTCTCTTGCTTGACTGCAGTGCTCCATTATCTGGCCCTTTAGTTTTCCTATCTTTGACAACTGTCTTCCTGCTTTTACTGCCTGAAGTGTGATATATTAAGAGATGTAGTACTTTCCTAGAACAGAGCAGTGACTAATCCAACTCCAGGTCCAGTCGTGTATGATCGGTCAGCTGAGAATTATTACCCGCTTAGGTCTTTCCCTTCTCTGTAGGGAGCAGCTACTCTGAGAAGCAGGACTTGTTCCAGCAGTCTGACTTAACTGGATGTCTCCAAGCCTGAAAGCTGGTACACGGTCACTGTGGCTGCCACTGCCAGTGGAGAGAACTCTGCCAAGTACTGGGCAATAACCAAATCctaaaagttttttttcccctcctctcttctctttctttagcAAACGGGCTGTATCAGAGCACCAGCTGTTGCATGACAAGGGCAAGTCAATCCAAGACTTACGAAGAAGAATATTCCTTCAAAATTTAATTGAAGGTGTCAACACTGCAGAAATCCGTGCAACTTCAGAGGTTTCACCTAACCCTAAGCCTGCTACCAACACGAAGAACTACCCTGTCCGATTTGGTAGTGAAGATGAGGGCAGATACCTAACTCAGGAGACAAACAAATCACAGACCTACAAGGAGCAGCCTCTGAAGGCAtcggggaagaaaaagaaagcaaagcctgGAAAACGTAaggaacaagagaagaaaaagaggcgAGCCCGCTCGACTTGGCTAAATTCTGGCATGTACGGAAGTGGCATGACCGAGAGCCCACTCTTGGACAACTCTGTTACTACACATAATCACACTTTAAGGTAATCCTGCTACATCCTTTTGGGGGGCATACCATATATTTGTTGAAATTGTTATCCTTTGGTGTGCTAGGCTGAGGTCTCACCCAAGCCTGGAGTAATAGCATACCTTTATGCTCATAACTGGGCAGTGGCTTTTCAAGCAGTGCACAGTCTCAAGGTGCTTTCTGGAGGTAAGTACCCTTTACACTTTGCACTGTTGACAAAGTCGTTCTTTCCCATGACAAAATGAGCTTCCTGAAGCTGAGTGAGTAGCAAGTAAAGacatttctgcaaaaagaaagcaCATCGTGGCcattaaaatttcctttcctgtttaaACCGTGGTGTCTCTCACTTCAGATCTTGGTCCCACACTTGGGCCCCAGCAGATTGAAAGCTTTGAGTTTTATTTAAGGCACTGCATCTATAAAATGGCgaagttttctttcctccctctcaaCGCCTCCCCTTTTTGGCAACTTTCCTACCCTTACtttacagtttttcattttactgtttaACCTTAGGGGAGAACACGGAAAATTTCTCTCTTAGTAATATCTGCAAACAATGCGGACCAGCCTTTCGCCATAAAATTTTCCCTGCCATTAGGACTTTTTAATTCAGCTCCATCTTTTTACCAGCTCGTGAAACAATTACGTTGGTGCTGAAAAATGTTGAGCACTGCTTTTGGAGAGAGACGAGCTTCCCTCATGTATGACAATGAAGGGTTTTCAGGGCAGTGGCGAGCTGGAGACTTCAGCCCAGGTGCCCCAAGCGACTCATCCACTTGCAGCCATCTCAGCTTGAGTGGAAATCCGCACACTTGCAGACTAAGCGAAGGAGTCCACTCCTCAGTTCTCCTTAAATGTTTGCATTTACAACAGCAAAAACTCCAccattttctcttctcctccccttcacTTTGGAAGAATAGGAACATAAGAGAAGTGCCGCTTGCTCACAGTAAATCCCTTAGAAAAAGGCACCAGCTGTGGGATTGACTAAAATCCAGCCTTGGGTTAAGCTTCACGGGCCATAGTTTGCAATGTGCTCCATCACCTCAACTTCTGCTGGCATCAACAGGAGTTACGGACCTTTAGGTCTAGGCATTCTGTGTCCCACACCACAAACCGGTTAGCATGGCTGTAGCAGTAAGTGGTGAAGTACGAGAGGTTGGTTTGTCTCAGCGCCTTAGGAAAGGCATGTTGCAGTCAGGAGTCACCTGATGTTTCAACAGGTGTTGAGGAACTGTG
Above is a window of Larus michahellis chromosome 1, bLarMic1.1, whole genome shotgun sequence DNA encoding:
- the PTHLH gene encoding parathyroid hormone-related protein, with translation MFTKLFQQWSFAVFLLSYSVPSYGRSVEGISRRLKRAVSEHQLLHDKGKSIQDLRRRIFLQNLIEGVNTAEIRATSEVSPNPKPATNTKNYPVRFGSEDEGRYLTQETNKSQTYKEQPLKASGKKKKAKPGKRKEQEKKKRRARSTWLNSGMYGSGMTESPLLDNSVTTHNHTLR